In one Fodinicola acaciae genomic region, the following are encoded:
- a CDS encoding sialidase family protein translates to MMSDELVRLREDVVAAGRFPDLDDLGRQARGRVRRRRVAGVAAVAVLAALAIAAIPLLTGSHGTKEQPAAGPDLLAGSVRGSIAGGPVTLTKAMKAQSYEVVDQRQVYALVQDGKRFAVARTTDSGATWHAWQVPAGAAKPDSTGYVLTPFVALSRTVLLLGDYVSRDAGQTWSKAAGQRVAGNVTNWQESRPLTITVGAPVEAFGRGQVMNTFCAGDGSVCHLYAVDLSTVVWHQLARQPAMTSAAAGRDGVLWAVRQVEFGKPGCTVSHSTDGGANWSTYQVPVAYGCVLSPPVTAADGTTYALLMRSNGTAMTGTAALVSTDGGTTWTKKALGADLAQLAVSADGTLWGTANSDAGFLVSRDGGRTFSSVPDTGSPVGFRTTVTGAYISPIGGAAFRNNFRVSEDGVHWSVIPAAPVDNTVK, encoded by the coding sequence ATGATGTCAGACGAGCTGGTGCGCCTGCGTGAGGACGTGGTCGCCGCCGGCCGGTTCCCGGATCTGGACGACCTCGGCCGGCAGGCGCGCGGCCGGGTACGCCGCCGCCGCGTCGCCGGAGTCGCCGCGGTCGCGGTGCTGGCCGCGCTGGCCATCGCGGCCATACCGCTGCTCACCGGGTCGCATGGCACGAAGGAGCAACCGGCGGCCGGGCCCGACCTGCTGGCCGGCTCGGTGCGTGGATCGATCGCCGGCGGGCCGGTGACCCTGACGAAGGCGATGAAGGCCCAGTCGTACGAGGTCGTCGACCAGCGACAGGTCTATGCCTTGGTCCAGGACGGCAAGCGGTTCGCGGTGGCGCGCACGACTGACAGCGGCGCGACCTGGCACGCGTGGCAGGTGCCGGCCGGCGCCGCCAAGCCTGACTCGACGGGATATGTCCTGACCCCGTTCGTGGCGCTCAGCCGGACGGTGCTGCTGCTTGGTGACTACGTCAGCCGCGATGCCGGCCAGACCTGGTCGAAGGCGGCCGGTCAGCGGGTCGCCGGCAATGTGACCAACTGGCAGGAGAGCAGGCCGTTGACCATCACGGTCGGTGCTCCGGTCGAGGCGTTTGGCAGGGGGCAGGTAATGAACACCTTCTGCGCCGGCGACGGGTCGGTGTGCCATCTGTACGCCGTGGATCTGTCCACGGTGGTCTGGCACCAGCTGGCTCGGCAGCCAGCGATGACCTCGGCCGCCGCAGGCCGCGACGGTGTGCTGTGGGCTGTCCGGCAGGTCGAATTCGGCAAGCCCGGCTGCACCGTCAGCCACAGCACGGACGGTGGCGCGAACTGGTCGACCTACCAGGTGCCGGTCGCGTACGGATGTGTACTGTCGCCGCCAGTGACGGCAGCCGACGGCACGACGTACGCACTGTTGATGCGGTCGAACGGCACGGCCATGACGGGGACCGCGGCGCTGGTGTCCACCGACGGCGGGACGACCTGGACGAAGAAGGCGTTGGGGGCGGACCTGGCGCAGTTGGCGGTGTCCGCGGACGGGACGCTGTGGGGGACGGCCAACTCCGATGCCGGCTTCCTCGTCAGCCGGGACGGCGGCCGGACGTTCAGCTCGGTCCCGGACACCGGATCTCCGGTGGGCTTCCGCACCACCGTCACAGGCGCGTACATCTCGCCGATCGGCGGTGCCGCGTTCCGCAACAACTTCCGGGTGTCCGAGGACGGGGTGCACTGGTCGGTCATCCCTGCGGCGCCGGTCGACAACACGGTGAAATAG
- a CDS encoding RNA polymerase sigma factor, giving the protein MEADKGELDELFRDTYDRILVSAFALTGNMAEAEDVVQETFIRALVNRSKVLGADSPEAWLRRVTRNVAISRWRRVRHRAELLVRSGLRPPDVPEPTPDRVVMLDAIRSLPRGQREAIALFYVADLSVEEIADTLGVSAGTVKSRLSRGRAALAVRLGDLRPFPTATVGEIA; this is encoded by the coding sequence GTGGAAGCCGACAAAGGCGAGCTGGACGAGCTCTTCAGGGACACCTACGACCGGATCCTGGTCAGTGCGTTCGCCTTGACCGGCAACATGGCCGAGGCGGAGGACGTGGTCCAGGAGACGTTCATCCGTGCGCTGGTCAACCGGTCCAAGGTGCTGGGCGCGGACAGTCCGGAGGCGTGGCTGCGGCGGGTGACCCGCAACGTCGCCATCAGCCGGTGGCGGCGCGTGCGGCATCGCGCCGAGCTGCTGGTTCGCAGCGGTCTGCGGCCGCCTGACGTACCCGAGCCGACGCCCGATCGGGTGGTGATGCTCGACGCGATCAGGTCGCTGCCGCGCGGCCAGCGCGAGGCGATCGCACTGTTCTACGTCGCCGACCTGTCTGTCGAAGAGATCGCGGACACGCTCGGGGTGTCCGCCGGCACGGTGAAGTCCCGGTTGTCCCGCGGACGCGCGGCGCTGGCCGTGCGGCTCGGTGACCTGCGTCCGTTTCCGACTGCCACGGTAGGTGAGATCGCGTGA
- the hisS gene encoding histidine--tRNA ligase, with the protein MPSQPRPLSGYPEWLPPQRIVEQQVVDTLRRTFELHGFVSVETRAVEPLEVIQRKGEIDKEVYVVRRLHADSGDDLDPAKTLALHFDMTVPFARYVLENAGKLEFPFRRYQIQKAWRGERPQEGRYREFLQADIDIVDRDNLPAHYDVELPLVVADAVAALPLPPLRMNVNNRKLAEGFYRGIGIEEPAEVLQRVDKLDKVGPDVVRKLLVDELSLTDGQADACLSLAEIRTPDLSFVDRVRALGVSHELLDTGLEELAAVIEAGLEYAPGFLTADLKIARGLDYYTGTVYETVMEGHEDLGSVCSGGRYDSLATDGKTTYPGNGLSIGVSRILGRLFGRDQLTATRSVPTCVLVALPSEDDRPACRRIANALRRRGIATEVSPSAAKFGKQIRYAQRRGIPYVWFPGGTDQVKDIRSGDQVDADPAGWQPPDADRWPGIISG; encoded by the coding sequence ATGCCCAGCCAGCCCCGTCCACTGTCCGGCTATCCGGAGTGGCTGCCGCCGCAGCGCATCGTCGAGCAGCAGGTCGTCGACACCCTTCGCCGTACGTTCGAGCTGCACGGATTCGTGTCCGTCGAGACGCGCGCCGTCGAGCCGTTGGAGGTCATCCAGCGCAAAGGCGAGATCGACAAGGAGGTCTACGTCGTACGCCGGCTGCACGCCGACTCCGGCGACGATCTCGATCCGGCCAAGACGCTGGCGCTGCACTTCGACATGACCGTGCCGTTCGCGCGGTACGTGCTGGAAAACGCCGGCAAGCTGGAGTTTCCGTTCCGCCGCTACCAGATCCAGAAGGCCTGGCGCGGCGAGCGGCCGCAGGAGGGCCGTTATCGCGAGTTCCTGCAGGCCGACATCGACATCGTCGATCGTGACAACCTGCCGGCGCACTACGACGTGGAGCTGCCGCTGGTCGTCGCCGACGCGGTGGCCGCGCTGCCGTTGCCGCCGCTGCGGATGAACGTCAACAACCGCAAGCTCGCCGAGGGTTTCTATCGGGGCATCGGCATCGAGGAGCCAGCCGAGGTGCTGCAGCGGGTCGACAAGCTCGACAAGGTCGGCCCGGACGTCGTACGCAAGCTGCTCGTCGACGAGCTGTCGCTGACCGACGGGCAGGCCGACGCGTGCCTGTCGCTGGCCGAGATCCGCACGCCTGACCTGTCCTTCGTCGACAGGGTGCGCGCGCTCGGCGTCTCGCACGAGCTGCTGGACACCGGCCTTGAGGAGCTGGCCGCGGTGATCGAGGCCGGTCTGGAGTACGCGCCGGGGTTCCTCACCGCCGACCTGAAGATCGCGCGCGGCCTGGACTACTACACCGGCACGGTCTACGAGACGGTGATGGAGGGGCACGAGGACCTCGGCAGCGTGTGCTCCGGCGGCCGCTACGACTCGCTGGCCACCGACGGGAAGACGACCTACCCGGGCAACGGCCTGTCCATCGGCGTGTCGCGGATCCTCGGCCGGCTGTTCGGCCGCGACCAGCTCACCGCGACGCGGTCGGTGCCGACCTGCGTACTCGTGGCGTTGCCGTCCGAGGACGACCGGCCGGCCTGCCGGCGGATCGCCAACGCGCTGCGGCGCCGCGGCATCGCCACCGAGGTGTCGCCCAGCGCGGCGAAATTCGGCAAGCAGATCCGGTACGCGCAGCGGCGCGGCATCCCGTACGTGTGGTTCCCCGGGGGAACCGACCAGGTCAAGGACATCCGCTCCGGCGACCAGGTCGACGCCGACCCGGCCGGCTGGCAGCCGCCGGACGCCGACCGGTGGCCCGGCATCATCTCGGGTTAG
- a CDS encoding MBL fold metallo-hydrolase encodes MLLLSFPAAAFETNCYVVAPEAGGPCLIVDPGIGVVDQLGEVLREHRLEPQAVLLTHGHADHTWSVTPVCDASGIPALIHTDDAYRLRDPLGELGPQLVAMLEQQFGQSATWTEPSDARTFADHDTVSFADLTLTVEHAPGHTEGSVLFRLPQADGPELCFAGDVLFAGSIGRTDLPGGDHAAMQRSLRDRVLPLADDTVVLPGHGPATTIGRERASNPFLAGLVAGHTGG; translated from the coding sequence GTGCTGCTTCTGTCCTTCCCAGCCGCGGCGTTCGAGACGAACTGCTACGTCGTCGCGCCCGAGGCGGGTGGCCCGTGCCTGATCGTCGACCCCGGCATCGGCGTCGTCGACCAGCTCGGCGAGGTGCTCCGCGAGCACCGGCTGGAGCCACAGGCCGTGCTGCTCACCCACGGCCACGCCGACCACACCTGGTCGGTCACCCCGGTCTGCGACGCGAGCGGCATCCCGGCGTTGATCCACACCGACGACGCATACCGGCTGCGCGACCCGCTCGGCGAGCTCGGCCCGCAGCTGGTGGCGATGCTGGAGCAGCAGTTCGGCCAGTCCGCGACCTGGACCGAGCCGAGCGACGCTCGTACGTTTGCCGACCACGACACGGTTTCCTTCGCGGACCTCACGCTGACCGTCGAGCACGCACCAGGGCACACCGAGGGTTCGGTGTTGTTCCGGTTGCCGCAGGCCGACGGCCCCGAGCTGTGCTTCGCCGGCGACGTGCTGTTCGCCGGCTCGATCGGCCGTACGGACCTGCCGGGCGGTGACCACGCGGCGATGCAGCGCAGCCTGCGCGACCGCGTCTTGCCGCTGGCCGACGACACGGTCGTGCTGCCGGGCCACGGCCCGGCGACGACCATCGGACGCGAGCGCGCGTCCAACCCTTTCCTGGCCGGACTGGTCGCGGGGCATACCGGCGGCTGA
- a CDS encoding peptidylprolyl isomerase yields MPGKSGRDRQRALARAKLERQMARRAAAARKRRQMQAGIGAIVAVVVLVAGGWFLISKFGGTTVNNASANASASASASASPPPGSCVYSKDAGQPVKGARNVGVPTTTNVPHTGTQTVTITTNQGVVEFTMDTAKAPCTSHSFTFLADKKYYDNTPCHRILTSGSYMLQCGDPTGTGQSGPGYQFGTENLPTGKTPPYPAGTVAMANASDPNTNGSQFFLVYKDSNFDGPNYSVFGKITKGLDVLTKIAAGGVTGSDQSTPKTKVTITSVKVTPPPAG; encoded by the coding sequence GTGCCCGGCAAATCCGGCCGTGACCGCCAGCGCGCGCTCGCGCGCGCCAAGCTCGAACGCCAGATGGCCCGCCGGGCCGCGGCGGCCCGCAAGCGCCGGCAGATGCAGGCCGGCATCGGCGCCATCGTCGCGGTCGTCGTGCTGGTCGCCGGTGGCTGGTTCCTGATCAGCAAGTTCGGCGGCACGACGGTCAACAACGCCAGCGCCAACGCGTCGGCGAGCGCCTCGGCCTCCGCCTCGCCGCCGCCTGGCTCCTGCGTCTACTCCAAGGACGCCGGCCAGCCGGTCAAGGGTGCACGCAACGTCGGCGTACCGACCACCACCAACGTCCCGCACACCGGCACGCAGACGGTCACCATCACGACCAACCAGGGCGTCGTCGAGTTCACCATGGACACCGCGAAGGCGCCGTGCACCTCGCACAGCTTCACCTTCCTGGCCGACAAGAAGTACTACGACAACACGCCGTGCCACCGCATCCTGACCAGCGGCTCGTACATGCTGCAGTGCGGCGACCCGACCGGCACCGGCCAGTCCGGCCCCGGCTACCAGTTCGGCACCGAGAACCTGCCGACCGGCAAGACCCCGCCATACCCGGCCGGCACGGTCGCGATGGCCAACGCCTCCGACCCGAACACCAACGGCAGCCAGTTCTTCCTGGTCTACAAGGACAGCAACTTCGACGGACCGAACTACTCGGTGTTCGGCAAGATCACCAAGGGGCTGGACGTACTCACCAAGATCGCCGCCGGCGGTGTCACCGGCTCCGACCAGTCCACCCCGAAGACCAAGGTCACCATCACCTCGGTCAAGGTCACCCCGCCCCCGGCCGGCTGA
- a CDS encoding RelA/SpoT family protein has translation MATDAVGDLDHSAALLRGDAVEVDTAEDAPQQGGHTGRRVRAALARFGSNQSSAPIRAVLEPLAAIHRAAHPKANVRLLQRAYDTADEFHRGQMRRSGDPYITHPLAVATILAELGMDTTTLVAALLHDTVEDTGYTLEQLSADFGGEVAHLVDGVTKLDKVKFGDRDAAEAETIRKMIVAMARDPRVLVIKLADRLHNMRTLRFLPRHKQERKAKETLEVLAPLAHRLGMNTVKWELEDLAFAALYPKRYQEIARLVAEKAPARDAVLESVTERVSAELKAAKIKATVTGRPKHLYSVYQKMIVRGRDFADIYDLLGVRVLVDSLRDCYAALGVVHATWQPVPGRFKDYIARPKFNMYQSLHTTVIGPEGKPVELQIRTWAMHRTAEYGIAAHWKYKDAKGSEVAGPPADSDELTWLRQLLDWQKEAVDPGEFLESLRFDLRGQEVYVFTPKGDVIALPTGSTPVDFAYSVHTEVGHRCIGARVNGKLVPLESRLANGDTVDIFTSKSEHAGPSQDWLSFVASPRARTKIKQHFAKERRDDAIEAGKDAITRAMRKQGLPLQRVMSGDALLNVVRDLRLTDVSALYAAVGENQVSAQSVVQRLMALMGGLEGATEDFAEAASPVKERRRTQGVNDPGVVVKGASDVWVKLAKCCTPVPGDDILGFVTRGGGVSVHRSDCTNAEDLRSQPERLMEVSWAPSAGSMFLVAIQVEALDRHRLLSDVTRMLSDEKVNILSATVTTTRDRVAVSRFTFEMADPKHLGHLMRNVRKVEGVYDAYRITSGGATG, from the coding sequence GTGGCCACCGATGCGGTAGGGGACCTGGACCACAGCGCTGCGCTGCTGCGCGGCGACGCGGTCGAGGTCGACACCGCGGAGGACGCGCCGCAGCAGGGCGGCCATACCGGCCGGCGCGTACGGGCCGCACTGGCCAGGTTTGGCAGCAACCAGAGCTCCGCGCCGATCCGGGCCGTGCTGGAGCCGCTGGCCGCGATCCACCGCGCCGCGCATCCGAAGGCCAACGTGCGGTTGTTGCAGCGTGCGTACGACACGGCAGACGAGTTCCACCGCGGCCAGATGCGGCGCAGCGGCGACCCGTACATCACCCATCCGCTCGCGGTCGCCACCATCCTCGCCGAGCTCGGCATGGACACCACCACGCTGGTGGCCGCGTTGCTGCACGACACCGTCGAGGACACCGGCTACACGCTGGAGCAGCTGTCCGCCGACTTCGGCGGCGAGGTCGCGCACCTGGTCGACGGCGTGACCAAGCTGGACAAGGTGAAGTTCGGCGACCGGGACGCCGCCGAGGCCGAGACGATCCGCAAGATGATCGTCGCGATGGCACGTGACCCGCGCGTACTCGTCATCAAGCTCGCCGATCGGCTGCACAACATGCGCACGCTGCGCTTCCTGCCGCGGCACAAGCAGGAGCGCAAGGCCAAGGAGACCCTCGAGGTGCTGGCGCCGCTCGCGCACCGCCTCGGCATGAACACGGTCAAGTGGGAGCTGGAGGACCTCGCGTTCGCCGCGCTCTATCCCAAGCGCTATCAGGAGATCGCGCGGCTGGTCGCGGAGAAGGCGCCGGCCCGTGACGCCGTGCTGGAGTCGGTCACCGAGCGGGTGTCGGCGGAGCTGAAGGCCGCCAAGATCAAGGCGACGGTGACCGGCCGGCCCAAGCACCTCTACTCCGTCTACCAGAAGATGATCGTCCGCGGCCGCGACTTCGCCGACATCTACGACCTGCTCGGCGTGCGGGTGCTGGTCGACAGCCTGCGCGACTGCTACGCGGCGCTCGGCGTGGTGCACGCGACCTGGCAGCCGGTGCCGGGCCGGTTCAAGGACTACATCGCGCGGCCGAAGTTCAACATGTACCAGTCGCTGCACACCACCGTGATCGGTCCGGAAGGCAAGCCGGTCGAGCTGCAGATCCGCACCTGGGCCATGCACCGGACGGCCGAGTACGGCATCGCGGCGCACTGGAAATACAAGGACGCCAAGGGGTCGGAGGTGGCCGGCCCGCCAGCCGACTCCGACGAGCTGACCTGGCTGCGCCAGCTGCTCGACTGGCAGAAGGAGGCCGTCGACCCGGGTGAGTTCCTGGAGTCGCTGCGGTTCGACCTGCGCGGCCAGGAGGTCTACGTCTTCACGCCGAAGGGTGACGTGATCGCGCTGCCGACCGGGTCGACGCCGGTCGACTTCGCCTACAGCGTGCACACCGAGGTCGGCCACCGATGTATCGGCGCGCGGGTCAACGGCAAGCTCGTCCCGCTGGAGAGCCGGCTCGCCAACGGCGACACCGTCGACATCTTCACGTCCAAGAGCGAGCACGCCGGCCCCAGCCAGGACTGGCTGAGCTTCGTCGCCAGTCCGCGTGCGCGTACGAAGATCAAGCAGCACTTCGCCAAGGAGCGCCGCGACGACGCCATCGAGGCCGGCAAGGACGCGATCACCCGCGCGATGCGCAAGCAGGGCCTGCCGCTGCAGCGGGTGATGAGCGGCGACGCGCTGCTCAACGTCGTACGCGACCTGCGGCTGACCGATGTGTCCGCGCTTTACGCGGCGGTGGGCGAAAACCAGGTCTCCGCGCAGTCGGTCGTCCAGCGGCTGATGGCGCTGATGGGGGGCCTGGAAGGCGCCACCGAGGACTTCGCCGAGGCGGCGAGCCCGGTCAAGGAGCGCCGGCGCACCCAGGGTGTCAACGACCCCGGCGTGGTCGTCAAGGGCGCCAGCGACGTGTGGGTCAAGCTGGCCAAGTGCTGCACGCCGGTCCCCGGCGACGACATCCTCGGCTTCGTCACCCGTGGCGGCGGCGTCAGCGTGCACCGCTCCGACTGCACCAACGCCGAGGACCTGCGGTCTCAGCCCGAGCGGCTGATGGAGGTCTCCTGGGCCCCGTCGGCCGGCTCGATGTTCCTGGTGGCGATCCAGGTCGAGGCGCTGGACCGGCATCGGCTGCTCTCCGACGTGACCAGGATGCTGTCCGACGAGAAGGTCAACATCCTGTCCGCCACCGTCACCACCACCCGCGACCGGGTGGCGGTCAGCCGGTTCACCTTCGAGATGGCCGACCCCAAGCACCTCGGCCACCTGATGCGCAACGTACGCAAGGTGGAAGGCGTCTACGACGCCTACCGGATCACCTCCGGCGGCGCGACCGGCTGA
- a CDS encoding adenine phosphoribosyltransferase: MTDAGTATSGTTGIAQLVADHVVDVPDFPRPGILFKDLTPLFGDGAALRACADAVAASAGADFDLVAGIEARGFIVAAAVGYATGRGVVPVRKAGKLPGPTTAITYELEYGTATLEIPQRSGVDGRRVLLVDDVLATGGTVVAAAELLSRGGGSLVGVSVVLELAALTGRKRIAATHSSLPVHALLSV, encoded by the coding sequence GTGACCGACGCCGGCACGGCGACGTCGGGGACCACCGGCATCGCACAGCTGGTCGCCGACCACGTCGTGGACGTGCCGGACTTCCCGCGGCCGGGGATCCTGTTCAAGGACCTCACGCCGCTGTTCGGCGACGGTGCGGCGCTGCGAGCCTGCGCCGACGCCGTCGCGGCGTCGGCCGGTGCCGACTTCGACCTGGTCGCCGGCATTGAGGCGCGTGGCTTCATCGTCGCGGCCGCGGTCGGTTACGCCACCGGCCGCGGCGTCGTGCCGGTGCGCAAGGCCGGCAAGCTGCCGGGTCCGACGACGGCGATCACGTACGAGCTGGAATACGGCACCGCCACTTTGGAAATCCCGCAAAGGTCCGGTGTCGACGGCCGTCGCGTCCTGCTGGTCGACGACGTCTTGGCCACTGGTGGAACGGTGGTCGCGGCCGCCGAGCTGTTGTCGCGCGGCGGCGGCAGCCTGGTCGGCGTGTCGGTCGTGCTGGAGCTCGCGGCGCTGACCGGCCGAAAGCGCATCGCCGCCACGCATAGTAGCCTCCCGGTGCACGCATTGTTATCGGTTTGA
- the secF gene encoding protein translocase subunit SecF, protein MPSFAQRVYRGEAGIDFVGRRRTWYLISLAILVVALASFLIRGFHWGIEFEGGVSFQVPATVAASQEVAENAVRNAKISGGAIEVISTQTVRSTQGAKSDSYLVRIAPISETQANEALTSIAAELKTTTTNISESRVSASWGGQITQSALIALAVFLALLIIYLAFRYEWKMAVGAIIALAHDLLITAGVYSLVGFEVTPNTVIGLLTILGFSLYDTVVVFDRVAENTKGILGGSRYSYSEAANLAVNQTLMRSINTSIIALLPVAGLLFIGAGLLGAGTLKDLGLVLFIGMIAGAYSSIFLAAPITAELKEREPRYKALHKRVAARRAAASGVTSRTSETTATGKAAAKSGTSLRKADAEPEAADDADEPVGAGASKASAGASNRPVQRKRPGGKPGRPSGSKRRR, encoded by the coding sequence ATGCCATCCTTCGCTCAGCGCGTCTATCGCGGCGAGGCCGGCATCGACTTCGTTGGCCGGCGCCGCACCTGGTATCTGATCAGCCTGGCGATCCTGGTGGTCGCGCTGGCCAGCTTCCTGATCCGCGGCTTCCACTGGGGGATCGAGTTCGAGGGTGGGGTCTCGTTCCAGGTCCCGGCCACCGTCGCCGCCAGCCAGGAGGTCGCCGAGAACGCGGTACGCAACGCGAAGATCTCCGGCGGCGCCATCGAGGTCATCAGCACGCAGACGGTCCGCAGCACGCAGGGTGCCAAGAGCGACTCCTACCTGGTGCGCATCGCGCCGATCAGCGAGACGCAGGCCAACGAGGCGCTGACCTCGATCGCCGCCGAGCTGAAGACCACCACGACGAACATCAGCGAGTCGCGGGTCAGCGCTTCGTGGGGTGGCCAGATCACCCAGTCGGCGCTGATCGCTCTCGCCGTGTTCCTCGCGCTGCTGATCATCTACCTGGCGTTCCGCTACGAATGGAAGATGGCGGTCGGCGCGATCATCGCGCTGGCGCACGACCTGCTGATCACCGCCGGCGTCTACTCGCTGGTCGGCTTCGAGGTCACGCCGAACACGGTGATCGGCCTGCTCACCATCCTCGGTTTCTCGCTGTACGACACGGTGGTGGTGTTCGACCGGGTCGCGGAGAACACGAAGGGGATCCTCGGCGGCAGCCGCTACTCCTACTCCGAGGCGGCCAACCTGGCCGTCAACCAGACCCTGATGCGGTCGATCAACACCTCGATCATCGCGTTGCTGCCGGTCGCCGGCCTGCTGTTCATCGGTGCCGGCCTGCTCGGCGCCGGCACGCTGAAGGACCTGGGTCTGGTGCTGTTCATCGGTATGATCGCCGGCGCCTACTCGTCGATCTTCCTGGCCGCGCCGATCACCGCCGAGCTCAAGGAGCGCGAGCCGCGCTACAAGGCGCTGCACAAGCGGGTCGCCGCTCGGCGCGCCGCCGCGTCCGGCGTGACCAGCCGTACGTCCGAGACAACGGCCACTGGGAAGGCCGCCGCGAAGTCCGGCACCAGCCTGCGCAAGGCCGACGCCGAGCCGGAGGCCGCCGACGACGCGGACGAGCCGGTCGGCGCCGGCGCGTCGAAGGCCTCCGCCGGTGCGTCCAACCGGCCGGTGCAGCGCAAGCGGCCAGGCGGCAAACCGGGTCGGCCGTCGGGAAGCAAGCGGCGCCGGTGA
- the secD gene encoding protein translocase subunit SecD, which yields MAPSGQLRVWRYFVALFVIVAALYGLMFIPGSGKPLPRLGLDLSGGATETLSATQAGKPPSAQDLEVARGIIEQRVNGLGVAEAEVVTEGDRNIVVSVAAGADSTQLQQIGEAAQLRFRQVTSSVGDVPDVAAKPSTSPTPKPSTSSSSKAGTPSPTPSPSTGSSKKPAAATGKAVIEPAVGDGKAQVNTVAKTAPTTPPSPSPSASAPSTGATGGGNPATGTVTLAQVIQKLDTLGAKPLADAKGTGKYYDWLKQQLTQVDFSDPQQSGQLAQSMKSAPILAPFSQLTPAEIAVLPADMQFKIPQITCAKLDKRPPGSVDAIGQVVTACGQGMKYLLAKAAVVGTDVSSADFDYSTGGSTGQTPGWRVVINFKTSGQNKWTQLTKDALQKQVAIVLDTDVVSAPTIQSVIPGQAEITGSFTRDEAQGLASKLKYGALPVTFQVETINSITATLGEEQLVAGLIAGGIGLALVLVWVLIYYRLLGLVAVASLAISGAMVYAVLVLLGRPFTLGFTLSLAGIAGFIVAMGITADSFVIFFEYLKDEVKDGRSARSAVPRAWIRARRTIISADMVTFLAAAVLYFLASGGVKGFAFTLGMSTILDLVVVFLFTHPLVALMARSRTFMSPRISGLGRVSTDRTTKTTGGARAASATKGA from the coding sequence GTGGCACCATCTGGCCAGCTGCGCGTGTGGCGGTATTTCGTCGCGCTGTTCGTCATCGTCGCGGCGCTGTACGGGCTGATGTTCATCCCCGGCAGCGGCAAGCCGCTACCCCGGCTCGGTCTCGACCTGTCCGGCGGGGCCACCGAGACGCTGAGCGCCACGCAGGCCGGCAAGCCGCCGTCCGCGCAGGACCTGGAGGTGGCCCGCGGGATCATCGAGCAGCGGGTCAACGGTCTGGGGGTGGCTGAGGCCGAGGTGGTGACCGAAGGCGACCGCAACATCGTGGTGTCGGTCGCCGCCGGCGCGGACAGCACACAGCTGCAGCAGATCGGTGAGGCCGCGCAGCTGCGGTTCCGCCAGGTGACCAGCTCGGTCGGCGACGTACCGGACGTGGCGGCGAAGCCGTCCACCAGTCCGACGCCGAAGCCGTCCACCTCCTCCTCGTCGAAGGCCGGCACGCCGAGCCCCACGCCGAGCCCGTCGACGGGCTCGTCCAAGAAGCCGGCTGCGGCCACCGGCAAGGCCGTCATCGAGCCGGCCGTCGGCGACGGCAAGGCGCAGGTCAACACGGTCGCCAAGACCGCTCCGACCACGCCGCCGAGCCCGTCGCCGTCGGCGTCGGCTCCGTCGACCGGTGCCACTGGCGGCGGCAACCCCGCGACCGGCACCGTCACGCTCGCTCAGGTGATCCAGAAGCTGGACACGCTCGGCGCCAAGCCGCTGGCCGACGCCAAAGGCACCGGCAAGTACTACGACTGGCTCAAGCAGCAGCTGACCCAGGTCGACTTCTCCGACCCGCAGCAGTCCGGCCAGCTCGCGCAGAGCATGAAGAGCGCGCCGATCCTGGCGCCGTTCAGCCAGCTGACGCCGGCCGAGATCGCCGTACTGCCGGCCGACATGCAGTTCAAGATCCCGCAGATCACCTGCGCCAAGCTGGACAAGCGGCCGCCGGGCTCGGTCGACGCGATCGGCCAGGTCGTCACCGCCTGCGGCCAGGGGATGAAATACCTGCTGGCCAAGGCCGCGGTCGTCGGCACCGACGTGTCCAGCGCCGACTTCGACTACAGCACCGGCGGGTCGACCGGCCAGACGCCTGGCTGGCGGGTCGTCATCAACTTCAAGACCAGCGGCCAGAACAAGTGGACCCAGCTGACCAAGGACGCGCTGCAGAAGCAGGTCGCGATCGTGCTCGACACCGACGTGGTGTCGGCACCGACGATCCAGTCGGTCATCCCCGGCCAGGCCGAGATCACCGGCAGCTTCACCCGTGACGAGGCGCAGGGCCTGGCCAGCAAGCTGAAGTACGGCGCGCTGCCGGTCACCTTCCAGGTGGAGACGATCAACAGCATCACCGCGACACTCGGTGAGGAGCAGCTGGTCGCCGGCCTGATCGCCGGTGGCATCGGCCTCGCGCTGGTCCTGGTGTGGGTGCTGATCTACTACCGCCTGCTCGGCCTGGTCGCCGTCGCCAGCCTGGCGATCTCCGGTGCGATGGTCTACGCGGTGTTGGTGTTGCTCGGCCGGCCGTTCACGCTCGGTTTCACGTTGAGCCTGGCCGGCATAGCCGGCTTCATCGTGGCGATGGGTATCACCGCCGACTCCTTCGTGATCTTCTTCGAATATCTCAAGGACGAGGTCAAGGACGGCAGATCGGCGCGCAGTGCGGTGCCGCGCGCCTGGATCCGGGCCAGGCGGACGATCATCTCCGCCGACATGGTCACCTTCCTGGCCGCCGCGGTGCTCTACTTCCTCGCCTCCGGCGGGGTGAAGGGTTTCGCCTTCACCCTCGGAATGTCCACCATCCTCGACCTTGTCGTGGTATTCCTGTTCACACATCCGCTGGTGGCTCTGATGGCCAGGTCCAGGACGTTCATGTCGCCGCGGATCAGCGGTCTCGGCCGGGTGTCGACGGACCGGACGACCAAGACCACCGGCGGGGCCCGCGCGGCCAGCGCCACCAAGGGAGCCTGA